The sequence AGGGCCGTGGCTGTGCCGGTGCCCCACGCGGAGGGGAGGACGTAGAGCATGTGTAGCCAGGGACGGCTTCCGGTCAACGGAGTGTGCTCGCACTCGACGACACCGACGATCCCGTCGTCCTCGGCGACCGCGACGATCCTGTCGGCCTGCGCGATGGCGGCGTTCCAGTCGTAGGAGGCCCGCATCTGCGCCTGGACCTCCAGCGCGTCGTCGGTCAGGAGTCCCTGGTAGCCAGCCCGCCACGACTCCAAGTAGACCGACGCGACGACGCC comes from Acidimicrobiales bacterium and encodes:
- a CDS encoding GNAT family N-acetyltransferase, which gives rise to GVVASVYLESWRAGYQGLLTDDALEVQAQMRASYDWNAAIAQADRIVAVAEDDGIVGVVECEHTPLTGSRPWLHMLYVLPSAWGTGTATALLDKALAAVDRSRHRTVWLRVVEAQSRARRFYERQGWRLDDEMLPATNGLFRLLHYRHDI